In the Agarivorans sp. Alg241-V36 genome, one interval contains:
- a CDS encoding YhdP family protein — translation MATPLRRGARKCWYGLAIVLVIIAVCLSIARGILSFASNYKDDLAQWLVADQDAQLRIGQLSARLRNFRPMLVFEDTEVAIGEDRNTRFSVGALMLELDLWETLEQRQVVFKDLVLDEFHLELRVDPNNSRTSRDFSQSYQAISNVFLGQLTQFSLTNSLIELSFPEHSMNFDIASLDWVNKGDLHQGNGEILIGQDLQNGRVSFRVDLLGDAANVESLTGKLFAKVEHLNLKAMRRLLGASAKHFESDVNLSLWAEFGAEQQQRWLSQWQPSQLSWGEQNKQVLRIDKGLIQGLKVADKWRIDKLPWQLSVNEQNTDFSLQALVSKEQQAWRLAELDLATWSPVLAVLENAESSIAWSQLLKGGQLSQLELEYQQATKQLTYQAELLDVSTQGQAFIPSLNGLNAQVVGDKQQANVKLQQQGGFHLGVQFEETWKIEKLDSDIAIRFADPGLSLRSQHTHLVTPELDFAGKWSLTWPKDGAWPVLSLMANAEIKDAGKAYWYYPEVMPGKVFSYLKDALVEGQAKHSQVLWYGQLNNYPYDAKNGIFQAFVPLDNATFKFDPDWPALKELQLDLLFQNDGLFMESNRARLGEVPAQRISASIPKFQSRSELFITGEIAGSAAGVQDYLLQSPIDALSDSLAQLPLGSGDVAGEIYLNIPLYDGQVEVNGHVDFNGNSIKVKPAGMDLSQVNGRLYFQNDKLRTNNLSALWRGMPLDIKFNTQASEDNYLLDFDLVGRWPLNDVQRAFGIPLREYSSGSLNWQGDLDIRLLPQGQFDYKGDFRSDLLGLALTLPEPMQKRPAETWPTALSISGDGLSGKLQLESNQLISAAAQVDFVDDQKQLKYALLNLGADNDLLWQGEGLAMSFDFAQLDLEPWLKWSKQQIKFTPEKPKTNYTNVSLTVPPLMFIRGSVDEAQLLGQKLNNLNIAYLPRSKTQLQIESEQLIASVAVPEAPSIEEAVKVTIEKAQLNELDFSQLNSEAEKSESAAEQPSGSLLEVLPPIAISCNDCQFGDYRIGNVKLDLPIENQAMENGRLWVDWGHSQLTAALFWNKIDAQEQAGFAGSFDSSSMEQLIEDLGKDSPLKGTPARFTFDVSWQDSLLKPQMNSLDGSISVKTDKGVVTEMSDKGTRLLTLASLDTIRRRLQLDFSDVFEKGLHFDSMSGSINFDKGVGNNQDFYLDGVAGAMRGKGEVDFRDGQIDYRVSYSPKVTSSLPVLAAFLVTPATGVAVLALSKLLEPVVEVVTQIDFALTGNLAEPELIELERVKQEIKVPDEFRASESRQ, via the coding sequence ATGGCAACTCCTTTACGCCGTGGCGCCAGAAAGTGCTGGTACGGCCTTGCAATAGTATTAGTGATTATTGCCGTGTGCTTAAGTATTGCACGCGGCATTTTATCATTTGCTAGCAACTATAAAGACGATCTTGCACAGTGGCTAGTGGCCGATCAAGACGCCCAGTTACGGATTGGCCAGCTGAGTGCACGGCTGCGTAATTTTAGGCCAATGTTGGTGTTTGAAGATACCGAGGTTGCGATTGGCGAAGACCGCAATACGCGTTTCAGCGTTGGAGCATTAATGCTAGAACTTGATCTTTGGGAAACACTTGAGCAGCGCCAAGTAGTTTTCAAAGATTTAGTGCTTGATGAATTTCATTTAGAGCTGAGAGTTGACCCTAATAACAGCAGAACTTCCCGCGATTTTAGTCAAAGCTATCAAGCCATTAGTAATGTGTTTTTGGGGCAGCTGACGCAGTTTAGTTTAACCAACAGTTTAATTGAACTGAGTTTTCCAGAACATAGCATGAATTTTGATATTGCTAGTTTGGACTGGGTGAACAAAGGCGATTTGCACCAAGGTAATGGTGAGATTTTAATTGGCCAAGATTTACAAAATGGGCGAGTAAGTTTTCGAGTCGACTTATTGGGTGATGCGGCTAATGTAGAGAGCTTAACGGGCAAGTTGTTTGCTAAAGTTGAGCATCTAAATTTAAAAGCGATGCGCCGACTATTAGGTGCTTCGGCCAAGCACTTTGAGAGTGATGTAAACCTTTCGCTATGGGCAGAATTTGGCGCAGAGCAGCAGCAACGTTGGTTAAGTCAGTGGCAGCCTAGCCAATTATCGTGGGGCGAACAGAACAAGCAAGTTCTCCGTATAGACAAGGGCCTTATCCAAGGGCTTAAAGTGGCCGATAAGTGGCGAATTGATAAGCTACCTTGGCAACTTAGTGTTAACGAGCAAAACACCGATTTCTCATTACAAGCTTTGGTGAGTAAAGAGCAACAAGCGTGGCGTTTGGCCGAGCTTGATTTAGCGACTTGGTCACCGGTGTTGGCAGTGCTCGAAAACGCTGAATCGAGCATAGCTTGGTCTCAATTGCTAAAAGGCGGCCAACTCAGTCAACTGGAGCTTGAATACCAGCAGGCCACTAAGCAATTAACTTATCAAGCAGAGTTGCTAGATGTAAGCACTCAAGGTCAAGCGTTTATTCCTAGCCTTAATGGTTTAAATGCCCAGGTGGTTGGCGATAAACAGCAGGCAAATGTGAAGTTGCAGCAACAAGGTGGTTTTCACCTAGGTGTGCAATTTGAAGAGACTTGGAAAATCGAAAAACTCGATTCTGATATTGCCATTCGTTTTGCTGATCCCGGATTGAGTTTACGTAGTCAACATACTCACTTAGTCACCCCCGAATTAGATTTTGCTGGCAAGTGGTCGCTAACTTGGCCAAAAGATGGTGCATGGCCAGTATTGAGTTTGATGGCAAACGCCGAAATTAAAGATGCAGGTAAGGCTTATTGGTATTACCCAGAAGTGATGCCGGGCAAGGTCTTCTCTTACTTAAAAGATGCCTTAGTGGAAGGGCAGGCAAAGCATAGCCAAGTATTATGGTACGGCCAACTCAATAACTATCCCTATGATGCGAAGAACGGCATCTTCCAAGCCTTTGTTCCTTTAGATAATGCTACCTTTAAATTTGACCCCGATTGGCCAGCATTGAAAGAGTTGCAGCTAGATTTGCTGTTCCAAAACGATGGCTTGTTTATGGAAAGTAACCGCGCTCGTTTGGGCGAAGTGCCTGCCCAACGTATTAGTGCCAGTATTCCCAAATTTCAAAGCCGCTCGGAGCTGTTCATAACCGGTGAAATCGCCGGATCTGCGGCTGGCGTGCAGGATTACTTATTACAATCGCCAATTGATGCGCTCAGCGATAGCTTAGCTCAGCTACCTTTGGGGAGTGGTGACGTTGCCGGTGAGATTTACCTAAATATTCCGCTTTACGATGGTCAAGTAGAGGTAAATGGTCATGTCGACTTTAATGGCAACAGCATTAAAGTAAAACCAGCCGGGATGGATTTGAGCCAAGTAAACGGTCGGCTATATTTTCAAAACGATAAACTACGCACTAACAATTTGAGCGCGCTTTGGCGCGGTATGCCGCTGGATATTAAGTTTAATACTCAAGCCTCAGAAGACAATTATCTGCTTGATTTCGATTTGGTGGGTCGTTGGCCGTTAAATGATGTGCAGCGCGCCTTTGGTATTCCGCTTCGTGAATATAGCTCTGGTAGCCTTAATTGGCAGGGTGACTTAGATATTCGCTTACTACCGCAAGGCCAGTTCGATTATAAAGGCGACTTTCGCAGCGATTTGCTAGGGCTAGCCTTAACACTCCCCGAACCTATGCAAAAACGTCCTGCTGAAACTTGGCCCACAGCACTGAGCATTAGTGGCGATGGCTTAAGTGGTAAGTTGCAGCTAGAGTCTAATCAGTTGATTTCTGCAGCTGCTCAAGTTGATTTTGTCGATGATCAGAAACAGCTTAAGTATGCGTTGCTTAATTTAGGGGCTGATAACGATTTATTGTGGCAGGGAGAAGGCCTGGCGATGTCTTTTGATTTCGCTCAGCTAGATCTAGAGCCTTGGCTAAAGTGGTCAAAGCAACAAATCAAATTTACTCCAGAAAAGCCAAAGACCAATTACACCAACGTGAGTTTAACTGTGCCACCTCTGATGTTTATTCGCGGTTCAGTTGACGAAGCACAGTTACTCGGCCAGAAACTAAATAACCTCAATATAGCTTATTTGCCGCGCAGTAAAACTCAGCTGCAAATTGAATCTGAGCAATTGATCGCAAGCGTTGCAGTGCCTGAGGCGCCAAGTATAGAAGAAGCAGTGAAAGTAACTATTGAGAAAGCCCAGTTAAACGAGCTGGACTTTTCCCAACTAAATAGTGAAGCTGAGAAAAGTGAGTCAGCGGCTGAGCAGCCAAGCGGCTCTTTACTTGAGGTTTTACCGCCAATAGCTATTAGCTGTAACGACTGTCAGTTTGGTGACTATCGTATAGGCAACGTTAAACTGGATTTACCGATAGAAAATCAGGCCATGGAGAATGGCCGTTTGTGGGTTGATTGGGGCCACAGCCAACTAACTGCTGCCTTGTTTTGGAATAAAATCGACGCGCAAGAACAAGCTGGATTTGCTGGTAGCTTTGACAGTTCTAGTATGGAGCAGCTGATCGAAGACTTAGGTAAAGATAGCCCCTTAAAGGGCACCCCAGCGCGCTTTACCTTTGATGTAAGTTGGCAAGACAGTTTACTTAAGCCACAGATGAACAGCTTGGATGGCTCTATATCGGTGAAGACCGATAAAGGCGTAGTGACCGAAATGAGTGACAAGGGCACACGCTTGCTTACCTTAGCCAGCCTAGACACTATTCGTCGTCGCCTGCAGCTTGATTTTAGTGATGTATTTGAAAAGGGTCTGCACTTCGATTCAATGAGCGGCAGTATTAATTTTGATAAGGGTGTAGGTAACAACCAAGACTTTTACCTAGATGGCGTAGCCGGTGCAATGCGAGGTAAAGGTGAAGTCGACTTCCGTGATGGCCAAATCGATTATCGAGTGAGTTACTCGCCTAAAGTAACCTCCAGCTTACCAGTGTTAGCAGCCTTTTTGGTAACACCCGCTACCGGAGTTGCTGTGTTGGCTCTGTCTAAACTCTTGGAGCCGGTGGTGGAAGTGGTTACTCAAATTGACTTCGCCCTTACTGGTAATCTCGCAGAGCCAGAACTTATCGAGCTAGAACGGGTGAAACAAGAAATCAAAGTACCCGATGAATTTAGAGCCAGCGAGTCTCGCCAATGA
- a CDS encoding carbon-nitrogen hydrolase family protein → MKLIALQMTSNGVVKDNLLEAERLLQQADPAAGDLVLLPENFACYGGGDKAYISIAEQLGRGPIQTWLSQQAKLYGIYLVAGSVPTQSQEQHRCYTTSLAFSPTGELLQHYHKLHLFDVEVADNVGSYRESDSFVAGEQLAWFDMGGIRVGMAICFDLRFPYLFQLLRQQGCDIVLLPAAFTALTGEAHWQALLQARAIENQLYLVAANQTGTHENQRQTWGHSMIIDPWGRCLDLQPSGIVPARADFNPQLLQQVRDRMPVPLHGQLQLGWRE, encoded by the coding sequence ATGAAACTAATCGCCCTACAAATGACCTCAAACGGTGTGGTTAAAGACAATCTTTTGGAAGCCGAACGTTTGCTGCAACAAGCTGATCCAGCGGCTGGTGATTTAGTCTTATTACCGGAGAACTTTGCTTGTTATGGTGGTGGCGATAAGGCCTATATCTCTATCGCCGAGCAGTTGGGCAGGGGGCCTATTCAAACATGGCTAAGCCAACAAGCTAAGTTATACGGAATTTACTTGGTGGCAGGCAGTGTGCCTACTCAGTCTCAAGAGCAGCACCGCTGCTACACCACGAGCTTGGCGTTTTCACCCACTGGAGAACTGTTGCAGCATTATCATAAGCTGCACTTGTTTGATGTTGAGGTGGCCGACAACGTAGGTAGCTATCGAGAATCAGACAGTTTTGTTGCTGGTGAACAGCTGGCTTGGTTCGATATGGGTGGAATTAGAGTAGGAATGGCGATTTGTTTTGATTTACGTTTTCCTTACTTATTTCAGCTGCTGCGCCAACAGGGCTGTGATATTGTATTACTTCCTGCTGCATTTACTGCATTAACTGGGGAAGCCCACTGGCAAGCACTACTGCAAGCCAGAGCCATAGAAAATCAACTCTATTTAGTGGCCGCCAATCAAACAGGAACACATGAAAATCAACGCCAAACTTGGGGGCATTCAATGATTATTGATCCCTGGGGGCGTTGTTTAGATCTACAGCCAAGCGGAATAGTGCCAGCAAGAGCCGATTTTAATCCGCAGCTATTACAGCAAGTTAGGGACCGGATGCCCGTGCCGTTGCATGGTCAATTACAACTAGGGTGGAGAGAATAA
- the tldD gene encoding metalloprotease TldD has translation MSFEKVSQSLLVPGGIGEQELSMALTEVAKHQIDYADLFFQHSRHESWVLEDGIVKEGSYNIEQGVGVRAISGEQTGFAYSDVINNSALLQTCQAARGISPKGVNARIKPFSKVTAEQFYQADNPLVSLSNQQKIALLERADKYARSLDPAVTQVIVSLSGVYEEVLVAASDGTLAADIRPLIRFNCSVLVERNQRRERGSAGGGGRRNYSYFLEEVNGRERAMSFVDEAVRQALVNLEAVDAPAGLMPVVLGAGWPGVLLHEAVGHGLEGDFNRKGSSAFSGCMGKQVASSLCTIVDDGTLGQRRGSVNIDDEGTPGQYNVLIEKGILTGYMQDKHNAQLMNTRSTGNGRRESYAHLPLPRMTNTYMLPGESEPEEIIASVKQGIYAPNFGGGQVDITSGKFVFSASEAYLIEDGKITAPIKGATLIGCGPEAMQQVSMVGNDLALDQGVGVCGKEGQSVPVGVGQPSVKLDELTVGGTA, from the coding sequence ATGTCGTTTGAAAAAGTCAGTCAGTCATTACTGGTGCCGGGAGGCATCGGCGAACAAGAGCTAAGCATGGCGCTGACCGAAGTGGCAAAACACCAAATTGATTATGCAGATCTGTTCTTCCAGCATAGCCGCCACGAATCGTGGGTACTGGAAGACGGAATTGTAAAAGAAGGCAGCTATAACATTGAGCAAGGCGTGGGGGTTCGCGCAATAAGCGGCGAACAAACCGGCTTTGCCTATTCCGATGTGATTAACAACAGCGCCTTGTTACAAACTTGCCAAGCGGCTCGAGGCATTAGCCCAAAGGGCGTAAATGCCCGTATAAAGCCTTTTAGTAAGGTTACTGCCGAACAGTTTTATCAAGCCGATAACCCCTTAGTTAGCTTGTCTAATCAGCAAAAGATTGCCTTATTAGAGCGGGCTGACAAATATGCGCGCAGCTTAGATCCTGCCGTTACTCAAGTGATTGTGAGCTTAAGTGGCGTTTATGAAGAAGTATTAGTTGCTGCCAGTGATGGTACCTTAGCGGCGGATATTCGCCCCTTAATTCGTTTTAACTGTAGTGTATTGGTTGAACGTAACCAACGCCGAGAGCGTGGCTCTGCTGGTGGCGGTGGACGTCGCAACTACAGCTACTTCTTAGAAGAAGTGAATGGCCGTGAGCGCGCCATGAGTTTTGTTGATGAAGCGGTTCGCCAAGCCTTAGTTAACTTAGAGGCTGTAGATGCTCCCGCAGGTTTAATGCCGGTAGTATTAGGCGCCGGTTGGCCAGGCGTATTGCTGCACGAAGCGGTTGGCCATGGCTTGGAAGGTGACTTTAACCGTAAGGGCTCTTCGGCCTTTAGTGGCTGCATGGGCAAACAAGTTGCTTCTAGCCTTTGTACCATTGTTGATGATGGCACCTTAGGGCAGCGTCGCGGCTCTGTGAATATCGATGATGAAGGTACTCCTGGCCAATACAATGTACTGATAGAGAAGGGCATTTTAACTGGTTACATGCAAGATAAGCATAATGCCCAGCTAATGAATACTCGCTCAACCGGTAATGGTCGTCGTGAGTCTTATGCGCACTTGCCTTTACCACGTATGACCAATACCTATATGTTGCCAGGAGAAAGTGAGCCCGAAGAGATTATCGCCTCAGTAAAACAGGGTATTTATGCGCCTAACTTTGGTGGTGGGCAAGTAGACATTACTTCGGGTAAGTTTGTGTTTTCTGCCTCAGAGGCTTATTTAATTGAAGACGGAAAAATTACCGCCCCTATTAAAGGTGCAACTCTGATTGGTTGTGGCCCTGAAGCAATGCAACAGGTGTCGATGGTAGGTAACGACCTAGCACTTGATCAAGGTGTTGGAGTGTGTGGTAAAGAAGGACAAAGCGTACCCGTTGGTGTGGGCCAACCTAGTGTTAAACTCGATGAGTTAACGGTGGGTGGTACTGCGTAA
- the yjgA gene encoding ribosome biogenesis factor YjgA — protein sequence MKNQQPHEDDDDWISKSEIKREADRLKKIGAELVGLTNPQLATIEMSPTLREAIALAKRLKDKREAARRHMNYIGKVMRTEDEEAIAAGLDKIRNKHIYQAQAQLALEKQRDLLVAEGDDAINQLLEQNTKLERQKLRQLVRQAKKEAAQEQPAKAHQELAKYLKENA from the coding sequence ATGAAGAATCAACAGCCCCATGAAGATGATGACGATTGGATCAGTAAGTCTGAAATCAAGCGTGAAGCAGATCGGCTGAAAAAGATTGGTGCAGAGTTAGTTGGCTTAACCAACCCACAGTTAGCTACCATTGAGATGAGTCCAACACTGCGCGAAGCCATAGCATTAGCTAAACGCTTAAAAGACAAACGCGAAGCTGCTCGTCGTCATATGAACTATATTGGCAAAGTGATGCGCACCGAAGATGAAGAAGCGATTGCTGCGGGCCTAGATAAGATTCGCAACAAGCATATTTATCAAGCCCAAGCCCAGCTGGCCTTAGAAAAACAGCGTGATTTGTTGGTTGCTGAAGGCGACGATGCAATCAATCAACTACTTGAGCAAAATACTAAATTAGAGCGTCAGAAACTACGTCAATTAGTTCGCCAAGCCAAAAAAGAAGCGGCTCAAGAACAGCCCGCCAAAGCCCACCAAGAGTTGGCTAAGTACCTAAAAGAAAACGCTTAA
- the pmbA gene encoding metalloprotease PmbA, translated as MSPEKQVSQELSQLKQAVEFALEQAKQFGADESEVSISKQTGICVATRDQQVETLEFNHDGALGIAVYSANCKGSASTSDLSPEAIKNAVKAAYDISQYTSKDSAAGIADKALLASDIPDLELFHPHPLEPDYFIDVAKQCEDIALRNPQIKASDGANINSHYGVKVYGNSHGFVAGYPTSRHSISCMLIAGEKEMQRDYAYSVARDFADLDSIETIAAKAQQKTLGRLNSQKISTCEVPVVFDQDVASGLFGHLVGAISGGNLYRRSSFLLDSLGKQLFPSWLSIYEDPFIKKGLSSTPFDSEGVAPTAKHIIADGKLETYLLTSYSARKLGMQSTGHAGGIHNWKVKHSGISRAELLKQMGTGLLVTEMMGQGVNTVTGDYSRGAAGYWVENGEIAFPVHEITVASTLQEMFSNIVAIADDFDKESAIQSGSVLISSMKVAGS; from the coding sequence ATGAGCCCTGAAAAACAAGTTAGCCAAGAGTTAAGTCAATTGAAGCAGGCGGTGGAATTCGCCTTAGAGCAAGCCAAACAATTTGGTGCTGATGAGTCTGAAGTGTCGATTTCAAAGCAAACCGGAATTTGTGTGGCTACCCGAGACCAACAAGTGGAGACTCTGGAGTTTAATCACGATGGCGCCTTAGGCATCGCGGTTTACTCTGCTAATTGTAAGGGCAGTGCTTCTACCTCTGATTTAAGCCCAGAAGCAATTAAAAACGCCGTAAAAGCCGCCTACGATATTTCTCAATATACTTCTAAGGACTCTGCGGCGGGCATCGCAGATAAAGCGCTTTTGGCTAGCGATATTCCTGATCTAGAGCTTTTTCACCCTCATCCTTTAGAGCCTGACTACTTTATTGATGTGGCCAAGCAGTGTGAAGATATTGCTTTGCGTAATCCACAAATTAAAGCCAGTGACGGCGCCAATATCAACAGCCATTACGGTGTGAAGGTTTACGGCAATAGTCATGGTTTTGTTGCTGGTTATCCTACCAGTCGTCACAGCATTAGTTGCATGCTAATTGCCGGTGAAAAAGAGATGCAACGTGACTATGCCTATAGCGTGGCACGTGACTTCGCCGATCTCGATAGTATTGAAACCATTGCAGCCAAGGCTCAGCAAAAGACTTTAGGTCGTTTAAACAGCCAAAAAATATCAACCTGTGAAGTACCGGTGGTATTTGACCAAGATGTGGCCAGTGGACTGTTTGGCCATTTAGTCGGGGCGATTAGTGGTGGCAACTTGTACCGTCGTTCATCGTTCTTGTTAGATAGCTTAGGTAAGCAATTGTTCCCTAGTTGGCTGTCGATTTACGAAGACCCGTTTATTAAAAAGGGTCTATCGAGCACCCCATTTGATAGCGAAGGGGTTGCACCAACCGCTAAACATATCATCGCAGATGGTAAGTTAGAGACCTATTTGCTGACCAGCTATTCGGCTCGTAAGTTAGGTATGCAAAGTACCGGTCATGCAGGCGGTATCCATAATTGGAAGGTTAAGCACAGTGGAATAAGTCGCGCAGAGCTACTCAAGCAAATGGGCACTGGCTTGTTAGTGACTGAAATGATGGGACAAGGGGTAAATACCGTTACTGGTGATTACTCTCGCGGTGCTGCGGGTTACTGGGTAGAAAATGGTGAAATTGCCTTCCCGGTGCACGAGATAACGGTAGCTAGTAC